A stretch of the Veillonella parvula DSM 2008 genome encodes the following:
- a CDS encoding Mrp/NBP35 family ATP-binding protein encodes MGCGSSSDCGGCPSQSSGCGGGAPQQPQDLTAQLHELSSVKHVIGVVSGKGGVGKSSVTSLMAITMARKGYKVGILDADITGPSIPKMFGIKEKAYADEIGMYPVKSKGGIDVMSVNLLLENDTDPVLWRGPILGNVVKQFYTDVIWKDIDYLFVDMPPGTGDVAITVYQSLKLDGIIIVTSPQDLVSMIVEKAVKMADLMQVPIIGVVENYSYFHCPDNGKDYQIFGESHIEEILQKYGLLLLNRLPIDPTIANLCDKGNIESIEKTNLEDVSLPE; translated from the coding sequence ATGGGTTGCGGTAGCAGCAGCGATTGTGGCGGATGCCCATCTCAATCTTCTGGTTGCGGTGGTGGTGCGCCTCAACAACCTCAAGATCTTACAGCTCAATTACACGAGCTTAGTTCTGTTAAACATGTAATTGGCGTAGTATCTGGTAAAGGTGGCGTAGGTAAATCCTCCGTTACTAGCTTGATGGCCATTACAATGGCGCGTAAAGGTTACAAAGTAGGTATCCTCGATGCGGATATTACAGGCCCTTCTATTCCTAAGATGTTTGGCATTAAGGAAAAGGCATATGCTGACGAAATCGGTATGTATCCTGTAAAATCCAAAGGTGGTATCGACGTAATGTCTGTTAACCTTCTTTTGGAAAACGATACAGATCCTGTTTTATGGCGTGGTCCTATTTTAGGTAATGTAGTAAAACAATTCTATACAGATGTTATTTGGAAAGATATCGACTATTTATTTGTTGATATGCCACCAGGAACAGGTGACGTTGCAATCACTGTATATCAATCCTTGAAATTGGACGGTATTATTATCGTTACATCTCCTCAAGACTTGGTATCCATGATTGTTGAAAAAGCCGTTAAAATGGCTGATTTAATGCAAGTGCCTATTATTGGTGTGGTGGAAAACTACTCTTACTTCCATTGCCCAGATAATGGTAAGGATTATCAAATTTTCGGTGAAAGCCATATTGAAGAAATCCTTCAAAAATACGGTTTATTATTGTTAAACCGTTTACCAATTGACCCAACTATTGCAAACCTTTGCGATAAAGGTAATATTGAGTCTATCGAAAAAACAAATTTAGAAGACGTATCTCTACCTGAATAG
- a CDS encoding dipeptidase — MIDLHCDTMMQLLDHPHSGGLYCNTWKIDIEKLQKAHSKIQDFALFINMGETNDPYGRYEEMRNLCVSQIHHYGEHIQHVLSYQDVESVYKTGKIGALMSIEEGGVLGGDLNKLKQAYQDGVRLITLTWNYPNGLGEPHCGEQHKKLTSKGVEFVEAMQELGIIVDCSHLNDAGTEQLGDILEVPFIASHSNAREVRAHTRNLPDNLIRLIANKGGIIGLNFAQNFLGTSPISRIEDIVKHGLYLIDKGGEDVVALGTDFDGIPPDTEIADMSQMSRLYDAFKEAGLSVEQCEKLFWKNADRLLKEIL; from the coding sequence ATGATAGATTTACATTGTGATACGATGATGCAATTGCTAGATCATCCTCATAGTGGTGGTTTATATTGTAATACTTGGAAAATAGATATAGAAAAATTACAAAAGGCTCATAGCAAGATACAAGACTTTGCACTCTTTATTAATATGGGTGAGACGAATGACCCTTATGGCCGCTATGAAGAGATGCGTAATTTGTGTGTATCACAAATTCATCACTATGGAGAGCACATACAACATGTGCTCTCTTATCAAGATGTAGAGTCTGTATACAAGACTGGTAAGATTGGGGCACTTATGTCTATTGAGGAAGGTGGCGTACTAGGTGGCGATTTAAATAAACTTAAACAAGCTTACCAAGATGGAGTCAGACTTATAACGCTAACATGGAACTATCCAAATGGACTTGGCGAGCCACATTGTGGTGAGCAACATAAAAAATTAACATCTAAAGGTGTTGAATTTGTAGAAGCTATGCAAGAGTTAGGGATAATTGTTGATTGCTCTCATCTTAACGATGCTGGTACAGAGCAATTAGGGGATATTCTAGAGGTTCCTTTTATAGCATCTCATTCAAATGCACGGGAAGTTCGGGCTCATACGCGAAATTTGCCAGATAATCTTATTAGACTTATCGCTAATAAGGGAGGTATTATAGGACTTAATTTTGCACAGAATTTTCTCGGCACATCGCCAATTAGTCGCATTGAAGATATTGTTAAACATGGTCTATATCTCATCGACAAGGGCGGTGAAGATGTAGTGGCATTAGGAACTGATTTCGATGGGATTCCACCCGACACAGAGATTGCAGATATGTCTCAAATGAGTCGTCTTTATGATGCTTTTAAAGAGGCAGGTTTATCTGTGGAACAATGTGAAAAGTTATTCTGGAAAAATGCAGATAGACTATTAAAGGAGATTTTATAA
- a CDS encoding aminotransferase-like domain-containing protein, whose amino-acid sequence MSFSLPERVTLKGPNFIREVFERGVGVEGFISFGIGNPAPEAIPVEVIENAFDEVVHSNPMSLLQYGPMQGDARLAELTMDRLVQTHKMNPEGQGLIISNGAGQLLGLVPITVLEPGDEVYMDEFTFTSAINSVRNMGGKALGIKTDEHGMIPSELEKAAQSGKGKYIYLIPNFQNPTGISMPLERRKEIYAIASKYDLFIYEDDPYGEIRFAGEYIPTFKSFDTEDRVLYAGSYSKTLSAGLRVGFLFGPAKVIEAIQALKNNTAGQMPLVTQKVVAKVLDTIDYDAHLENVRKVYKMKCEALLNAFNKYASSKVRLTQPTGGMFAWMTMPEDVDCDVFFETCMDRNVGIIKCGAFAADGAGEGHAFRLSYTVPTVEEITKGMEILGGLTKEFCGE is encoded by the coding sequence ATGAGCTTTTCTCTTCCTGAACGTGTAACCTTGAAAGGTCCTAATTTTATTCGTGAAGTATTTGAACGTGGTGTAGGTGTGGAAGGCTTTATTAGCTTTGGTATTGGTAATCCTGCGCCAGAAGCGATTCCGGTAGAAGTCATCGAAAATGCTTTTGATGAAGTTGTACATTCTAATCCTATGAGCCTTTTACAATATGGTCCAATGCAAGGTGATGCACGCTTAGCAGAATTAACAATGGATCGTTTAGTACAAACTCATAAGATGAATCCAGAAGGACAGGGTCTCATTATCTCCAATGGTGCAGGTCAATTATTAGGTCTTGTACCAATCACCGTATTAGAACCAGGCGATGAAGTGTATATGGATGAATTTACTTTCACCAGTGCCATTAACTCTGTACGCAATATGGGTGGTAAAGCATTAGGCATAAAGACTGACGAACACGGTATGATACCAAGTGAGTTAGAAAAAGCGGCTCAATCTGGAAAAGGCAAATACATTTATCTTATTCCTAACTTCCAGAATCCAACAGGCATATCTATGCCTTTAGAGCGTCGTAAGGAGATTTATGCTATTGCATCTAAATATGATTTATTTATCTATGAAGATGATCCATATGGTGAAATTCGTTTCGCCGGAGAATACATTCCGACATTCAAATCTTTCGACACAGAAGACCGTGTTCTATATGCAGGTTCTTATTCTAAAACGTTATCTGCAGGCTTGCGTGTAGGCTTCTTATTTGGTCCTGCTAAGGTAATTGAGGCTATTCAAGCATTAAAGAATAATACGGCAGGACAAATGCCATTAGTAACTCAAAAGGTAGTAGCGAAGGTTCTTGATACCATTGACTACGATGCTCATTTAGAAAATGTACGAAAAGTGTATAAAATGAAATGTGAGGCTTTACTTAATGCTTTTAATAAGTATGCGAGTTCTAAAGTTCGATTGACACAGCCTACAGGTGGTATGTTTGCATGGATGACGATGCCTGAGGATGTAGATTGTGATGTATTCTTTGAAACTTGTATGGACCGCAATGTAGGGATTATTAAATGTGGTGCCTTTGCAGCAGATGGAGCAGGAGAAGGTCATGCATTTCGTTTGAGCTATACAGTGCCAACAGTAGAGGAAATTACAAAGGGGATGGAAATTCTCGGCGGGTTAACTAAAGAATTTTGTGGTGAGTAA
- a CDS encoding pyruvate carboxylase — translation MRKIKSVLVANRGEIAIRVFRACNEMGIKTVAIYSKEDTLSLHRNQADEAYLVGEGKKPVDAYLDIEDIIRIAKEHDIDAIHPGYGFLSENEGFARRCEEEGIIFIGPKIKHLNMFGDKVNAREQAKLAKIPMIPGSDGALKDYAQLEEFADTHGFPLMIKAVNGGGGRGMREVHHKEDLRDAYDRAKSEAKAAFGDDDVYVEKLIVEPKHIEVQILGDEHGNVVHLHERDCSVQRRHQKVVEMAPAFALSLETRKAVCDAAVKIMKNVGYVNAGTVEFLVTADGSFYFIEVNPRIQVEHTVTEMITDIDIVHAQIRIAEGFSLHSPEVGIPEQDKIPCKGTAIQCRITTEDPKNNFMPDTGKILAYRSSGGFGIRLDSGNAFTGAVVTPYYDSLLVKATAFGPNNEETIRKMLRCLKEFRIRGVKTNIHFLINVLEHPEFQSGSYNVNFIEEHPELFELKPDRDRGTKLLRYIADVTINGYSGAGAQEVPDFEPIQMPSTLDVSPASGTKQKFDELGPDKFSKWLSEQKQVFFTDTTWRDAHQSLFATRLRTIDMARVAGHAAKGVPNLFSLECWGGATFDVSYRFLHEDPWERLRMFRREVPNTLLQMLLRGANAVGYTSYPDNVVRQFIQRATANGIDVFRVFDSLNSLDNMHVAIDEVRAQNKIAEVALCYTGDILDGARTKYNLDYYVNMAKELEKAGANIIAIKDMAGLLKPQASYNLVSALKDAVSVPIHLHTHEGSGNSIYTYGRAVDAGVDVIDLAYSAFANGTSQPSMNSMYYALSGHERQPEMNIDYMEEMSHYFGSIRPYYKGVDKAEAYPNTEVYQHEMPGGQYSNLQQQAKMVGLGDRWTDIKKMYHQVNMMFGDIIKVTPSSKVVGDMTLYMVQNNLTEKDIYEKGDVLDFPQSVVEFFEGRLGTPYQGFPEKLQKIILKGARPITVRPGAVLPPTDFEHIRHELSEMGAQTTDEDISAYCLYPKVYQDYNKFVKDFGDVSVLDTPTFFFGMKRGEEIQVTIEKGKTLIIKMNGFSEPDEDGNRIVLFEFNGQPRSIKVHDKHAKTTGVVRRKADESNPGEIGATLSGSVVKILIKNGQSVTKGEPLIVTEAMKMETTITAPIDGIVEEILVREGSRIESGDCLLRIEDALKR, via the coding sequence ATGAGAAAAATTAAATCCGTATTGGTTGCCAACCGTGGAGAAATTGCGATCCGCGTGTTCCGTGCATGTAATGAAATGGGGATTAAAACTGTAGCCATTTACTCTAAAGAGGATACATTATCCTTGCACCGTAACCAAGCCGATGAAGCCTATCTCGTAGGGGAAGGTAAAAAACCAGTTGACGCATATCTTGATATTGAAGATATCATCCGTATTGCAAAAGAACATGACATCGATGCTATCCATCCAGGTTATGGCTTCTTATCTGAAAATGAAGGCTTTGCTCGTCGTTGTGAAGAAGAAGGAATTATCTTTATTGGGCCTAAAATCAAGCATTTGAATATGTTTGGTGATAAAGTAAATGCTCGTGAGCAAGCTAAATTAGCAAAAATTCCGATGATCCCAGGTTCTGATGGGGCTTTAAAAGATTATGCTCAACTAGAAGAATTTGCTGATACACATGGTTTTCCATTGATGATTAAAGCCGTTAATGGCGGCGGCGGTCGTGGTATGCGTGAAGTTCATCATAAAGAAGACCTTCGAGATGCATATGATCGTGCTAAATCTGAAGCGAAAGCTGCGTTTGGTGATGATGATGTATATGTAGAAAAACTTATCGTAGAGCCTAAACATATTGAAGTTCAAATCTTAGGTGACGAACATGGCAATGTAGTTCATTTGCATGAACGTGATTGCTCTGTTCAACGTCGTCACCAAAAAGTAGTTGAAATGGCGCCAGCCTTTGCGTTGTCATTAGAAACTCGTAAAGCTGTATGTGATGCTGCCGTTAAAATCATGAAAAATGTTGGCTACGTGAATGCAGGTACTGTAGAATTTTTGGTAACTGCTGATGGTAGCTTCTACTTTATCGAAGTTAATCCACGTATTCAAGTAGAGCATACTGTAACAGAAATGATTACAGATATTGACATTGTTCATGCTCAAATTAGAATCGCTGAAGGCTTTAGTTTACATAGCCCTGAAGTAGGTATTCCTGAGCAGGATAAAATTCCTTGTAAAGGCACTGCTATCCAATGTCGTATTACCACAGAAGATCCTAAAAACAACTTTATGCCTGATACCGGTAAAATCTTAGCGTACCGTAGCTCCGGTGGTTTTGGTATCCGTCTTGATTCTGGTAATGCTTTTACAGGTGCCGTTGTAACACCTTACTATGACTCCTTGCTTGTGAAAGCGACAGCATTTGGTCCTAACAACGAAGAAACTATTCGTAAAATGCTTCGTTGCTTAAAAGAGTTCCGTATTCGCGGTGTAAAAACAAATATTCACTTCTTGATTAATGTATTGGAACATCCTGAATTCCAAAGTGGTTCTTACAATGTAAACTTCATTGAAGAACATCCTGAATTATTCGAATTGAAACCAGATCGCGACCGTGGTACTAAATTATTACGTTACATTGCTGATGTTACAATTAATGGCTATTCTGGTGCAGGAGCTCAAGAGGTTCCTGACTTTGAACCGATTCAAATGCCATCTACTTTAGATGTAAGTCCAGCATCTGGTACAAAACAAAAATTTGATGAACTTGGACCAGATAAATTCAGTAAATGGTTATCGGAACAAAAACAAGTATTCTTCACTGATACCACTTGGCGTGATGCCCATCAATCCTTGTTTGCTACACGTCTTCGTACAATCGATATGGCTCGCGTAGCTGGTCATGCTGCAAAAGGTGTACCTAACTTATTCTCCTTAGAATGTTGGGGGGGTGCTACTTTTGACGTATCATACCGATTCTTACATGAAGATCCGTGGGAGCGTTTGCGCATGTTCCGTCGTGAAGTGCCAAATACATTGCTTCAAATGCTTCTTCGTGGTGCAAATGCCGTAGGTTACACATCGTATCCAGACAACGTAGTTCGTCAATTCATTCAACGGGCTACTGCTAATGGTATTGATGTATTCCGCGTATTTGATAGCTTGAACAGCCTCGATAATATGCATGTTGCTATCGATGAAGTGCGTGCACAAAATAAAATAGCTGAAGTTGCATTGTGCTACACTGGCGATATCCTTGATGGTGCTCGTACAAAATACAATTTGGACTATTATGTAAATATGGCAAAAGAGCTTGAAAAAGCTGGTGCCAATATTATTGCCATTAAAGATATGGCCGGCCTTTTAAAACCACAAGCTTCTTATAACTTGGTATCTGCCTTGAAAGATGCTGTCTCTGTTCCAATTCACTTACATACTCATGAAGGCTCCGGTAACTCTATCTATACATATGGCCGCGCTGTAGATGCTGGTGTTGATGTAATCGACTTAGCGTACTCTGCTTTTGCTAATGGTACTTCTCAACCTAGTATGAATTCCATGTACTATGCGTTGTCCGGTCATGAACGTCAACCAGAAATGAACATCGACTATATGGAAGAAATGTCTCATTATTTTGGTAGTATCAGACCATATTACAAAGGTGTAGATAAAGCAGAAGCATATCCTAATACTGAAGTATATCAACATGAAATGCCAGGTGGACAATACTCTAACTTGCAACAACAAGCTAAAATGGTAGGGCTTGGTGATCGTTGGACAGATATTAAGAAAATGTACCACCAAGTAAATATGATGTTTGGTGATATCATTAAAGTTACACCATCCTCTAAAGTGGTAGGGGATATGACATTGTATATGGTACAAAACAACTTAACTGAAAAAGATATATACGAAAAAGGCGATGTATTGGATTTCCCTCAATCCGTAGTTGAATTCTTTGAAGGCCGTCTTGGTACTCCATATCAAGGCTTCCCTGAAAAATTACAAAAAATCATCTTGAAAGGTGCTCGCCCAATCACAGTTCGCCCTGGTGCTGTATTACCTCCAACAGATTTTGAACATATTCGTCATGAATTAAGCGAAATGGGAGCCCAAACAACTGATGAAGATATTAGTGCATATTGCTTGTATCCTAAGGTTTACCAAGATTACAATAAATTTGTAAAAGACTTTGGCGATGTATCTGTATTAGATACTCCAACATTCTTCTTTGGTATGAAACGGGGCGAAGAAATTCAAGTAACCATTGAAAAAGGTAAAACACTGATTATCAAGATGAATGGTTTCTCTGAACCTGATGAAGATGGTAACCGCATCGTATTGTTCGAGTTTAATGGTCAACCTCGTAGCATTAAGGTTCATGATAAACATGCTAAGACAACTGGTGTTGTTCGTCGCAAAGCGGATGAATCTAACCCTGGTGAAATTGGTGCTACATTGTCTGGTTCCGTTGTTAAGATCCTTATTAAGAATGGTCAATCTGTAACTAAAGGTGAACCATTGATCGTTACAGAAGCGATGAAAATGGAAACAACAATTACAGCTCCTATTGATGGTATCGTAGAAGAAATCCTTGTACGTGAAGGTAGCCGTATCGAATCTGGTGACTGCTTGCTTCGTATTGAAGATGCTTTAAAACGATAA
- the nrdR gene encoding transcriptional regulator NrdR yields MRCPYCQHTDTKVTDSRTTDEGNSIRRRRECINCGRRFTTYEIIEEVPLMVLKKNGRRELFDRGKLLNGLLRSCDKRTVPMSVMEQVVNDVERDIRNEINQEVTTDRIGELVLQQLKDIDQVAYVRFASVYRKFDNIDSFMEELKALKKLDAKKPKRKPVVEE; encoded by the coding sequence ATGAGATGTCCTTATTGCCAACACACAGACACGAAGGTAACAGACTCTAGAACGACTGATGAAGGTAATAGTATTCGCCGTCGCCGTGAATGTATCAATTGTGGCCGTCGCTTTACTACCTATGAAATTATAGAAGAAGTACCACTAATGGTATTGAAGAAAAATGGACGACGTGAATTATTTGACCGCGGTAAGCTCCTGAATGGGTTATTGCGCTCGTGTGATAAGCGTACAGTTCCTATGTCCGTGATGGAGCAAGTAGTTAATGATGTAGAGCGTGACATTCGAAATGAAATTAACCAAGAGGTTACAACTGATCGCATTGGTGAGCTCGTGTTACAACAATTGAAAGATATAGATCAAGTTGCATATGTTCGTTTTGCCAGTGTATATCGTAAGTTTGATAATATTGATAGCTTTATGGAAGAGTTAAAAGCTCTGAAGAAGTTAGACGCTAAAAAGCCAAAACGCAAACCTGTCGTAGAAGAATAA
- the gmhA gene encoding D-sedoheptulose 7-phosphate isomerase produces the protein MTDLNPIIADRFTEHLEVFGKTMEHMDTIQEIGYRCKAALENGNKILFCGNGGSAADSQHLAAELICRFKKERRSLAGIALTTDTSALTAIANDYDFESVFARQVEGLGRTGDVLIGISTSGNSKNVVKAVEMARSIGMHTIAFTGEGGGKLAELCDITLAIPSNVTARIQEMHILAGHIMCEIIEEDY, from the coding sequence ATGACTGATTTAAATCCAATCATTGCTGATCGTTTTACAGAGCATCTTGAAGTGTTTGGTAAAACGATGGAACATATGGATACCATTCAAGAAATCGGATATCGCTGTAAAGCGGCTTTAGAAAATGGTAATAAAATTTTGTTCTGTGGTAATGGTGGCTCTGCGGCGGACTCTCAACATTTAGCAGCTGAATTGATTTGTCGCTTTAAAAAGGAACGGCGCTCTCTTGCAGGCATTGCATTAACTACTGATACATCTGCATTAACAGCTATTGCGAATGACTATGATTTTGAATCTGTTTTTGCACGTCAAGTAGAGGGCTTAGGCCGTACAGGTGATGTTCTCATCGGTATTTCTACATCTGGTAACTCCAAGAATGTTGTAAAAGCTGTAGAAATGGCCCGTTCTATCGGTATGCATACCATTGCTTTCACCGGTGAAGGCGGTGGCAAACTAGCAGAACTATGTGATATTACGCTGGCTATTCCCAGTAATGTGACAGCGCGCATTCAAGAAATGCATATCTTAGCTGGGCACATTATGTGCGAAATTATTGAAGAAGATTATTAA
- a CDS encoding anion permease, which yields MKKLLNWIIPAAFGLGLWFVPTPEGLTPQSWHLFAIFVATIVGFITQPLPIGGVSIVVITVAALTGTLKISEGISGFANSAIWLIVGAFLFSRGFIKTGLGKRIAYNLISAFGSSSLRLAYALALSDLILAPATPSNTARVGGVIMPITTSLAKAFGSEPQDGPRKIGSFLMQSIYQVNTITSAMFQTSMAGNTLVAALALQSFGIGITWGDWAMAAIVPGIIALIIMPYFIYKVYPPEIRDAREAQQMIREELKGLGKISFQEWVMLGVFILALVLWATSQFTKLDATTVAFLGISILLATGVLIWDDVKSEKGAWDTLVWMGTLMGFAGFLSKLGFIKWATVQVGGYIPEGSWVIAFVVAVLVNTYAHYVFASLTAHISAMFVAFSAIAISAGAPPMLTLLMIAFTSNLCMSLTHYAAGPSPVIFNTGYVPQNIWWKLGFFTSVINLIIFMGLGSVWMKLIGMW from the coding sequence ATGAAAAAACTATTGAACTGGATCATTCCAGCAGCCTTTGGTTTAGGTCTGTGGTTTGTTCCAACTCCAGAGGGATTAACTCCTCAGTCATGGCATTTATTTGCAATCTTTGTAGCTACTATCGTAGGCTTCATTACTCAGCCGTTACCGATTGGTGGCGTATCTATCGTTGTTATTACTGTTGCTGCATTGACAGGCACATTAAAGATTAGTGAAGGTATTTCAGGTTTTGCTAACTCTGCAATCTGGCTAATTGTAGGTGCTTTCTTATTCTCTCGTGGCTTTATTAAAACTGGTTTGGGGAAACGTATTGCTTATAATTTGATTTCTGCTTTTGGTAGTAGCTCCTTGCGTTTGGCCTATGCATTGGCTTTGTCTGATTTGATTTTAGCTCCCGCAACACCATCTAACACAGCTCGTGTAGGCGGTGTAATCATGCCAATTACAACTAGCTTAGCAAAAGCTTTCGGTTCTGAACCACAAGATGGACCTCGTAAAATTGGTTCTTTCTTGATGCAATCTATTTACCAAGTAAATACGATTACATCTGCGATGTTCCAAACATCCATGGCTGGTAATACATTGGTTGCAGCATTAGCGCTTCAATCTTTTGGTATTGGTATTACATGGGGCGACTGGGCTATGGCAGCTATCGTACCTGGTATTATTGCATTGATTATTATGCCGTATTTCATTTATAAAGTATATCCACCGGAAATCAGAGATGCTCGTGAAGCTCAACAAATGATTCGTGAAGAGTTAAAAGGTCTTGGCAAGATTTCTTTCCAAGAATGGGTAATGCTTGGCGTATTTATTTTAGCATTAGTATTGTGGGCTACGTCTCAATTTACAAAACTTGATGCTACAACTGTTGCATTCTTAGGTATTTCTATTTTACTTGCTACAGGCGTTCTAATTTGGGACGATGTTAAGAGTGAAAAGGGTGCTTGGGATACATTGGTTTGGATGGGTACATTGATGGGCTTTGCCGGATTCCTTTCCAAATTGGGCTTTATCAAATGGGCTACAGTTCAAGTGGGTGGTTATATTCCAGAAGGCTCTTGGGTAATTGCCTTTGTTGTAGCTGTTCTTGTTAATACATATGCTCACTATGTATTTGCATCCTTAACAGCGCATATTTCTGCGATGTTCGTAGCATTCTCTGCAATCGCTATTTCTGCAGGTGCCCCACCTATGTTGACATTGTTGATGATTGCATTCACATCTAACTTGTGTATGTCTTTGACTCACTATGCAGCAGGTCCATCTCCAGTAATCTTTAATACTGGTTATGTTCCTCAAAATATATGGTGGAAACTTGGTTTCTTCACATCTGTAATCAACTTAATTATCTTCATGGGTCTTGGCTCTGTATGGATGAAGTTGATTGGTATGTGGTAA
- a CDS encoding M18 family aminopeptidase, producing the protein MKFDNEQLLKYIGACTSPYHTVDTSLQMLLDSGFTELSLEDEWQLDSGSYVVNVFGTTLFAFHIGKKPEHTLRIASAHTDFPAIRVKPNPITSMKGYTKLNVEMYGGLIENTWLDRPLGAAGTVVLKGKNAFDVDSVLVDTKRPIAIVPNLAIHMNRSVNDGVKLNRQKEMLPILMMERNNEDNPTKPLNNRNNPSLFPESDTQYDEWTKFLADEVDCDPSEILSYEMTLYPTEQGCVLGTEGDFISSPRLDNLTSCFSVLSGIIQAKKMNVNGVRCAILFDNEEVGSRTKQGGAGMILPNLVKRVYDALGYSNQEMDSFISKGFMISSDVAHGLHPNYPEKNDITNIPVLNKGLSLKIACSQSYAGDAKAIAIVKGLCEEADAQYQIYVNRSDIPGGSTVGSISSAMLPMRTIDVGLPLLAMHSARELMGAADQEQLNRLMNHFLGGK; encoded by the coding sequence ATGAAGTTTGATAATGAACAATTATTAAAGTATATTGGCGCTTGTACATCTCCGTATCACACAGTAGATACAAGTTTACAAATGCTATTGGACTCAGGATTTACAGAGCTCAGTTTAGAAGATGAGTGGCAGTTAGACTCTGGTTCTTATGTAGTTAACGTGTTCGGCACCACCTTATTTGCCTTTCATATAGGGAAGAAACCAGAACATACATTACGTATTGCGTCGGCTCATACAGATTTTCCTGCTATTCGTGTTAAACCAAACCCTATAACCTCTATGAAAGGATACACAAAGTTAAATGTAGAAATGTATGGCGGTCTTATAGAAAATACATGGCTTGATCGTCCATTAGGTGCAGCAGGTACGGTTGTGTTAAAAGGAAAAAATGCCTTTGACGTAGATTCTGTTCTAGTCGATACAAAACGGCCTATCGCTATTGTTCCAAACCTAGCTATTCATATGAATCGCTCTGTTAATGATGGGGTTAAACTAAATCGTCAAAAAGAAATGCTTCCTATATTGATGATGGAACGTAATAATGAAGATAATCCTACAAAACCTTTAAATAATAGAAATAATCCAAGTTTATTCCCAGAATCAGATACTCAATACGATGAGTGGACAAAGTTTTTAGCTGATGAAGTAGATTGCGATCCTTCCGAAATATTATCTTATGAAATGACTTTATATCCTACGGAACAAGGCTGTGTACTCGGTACGGAAGGTGATTTCATTAGCTCACCTCGTTTAGATAATTTAACATCTTGCTTTAGTGTATTATCTGGTATTATTCAAGCCAAAAAAATGAATGTTAATGGTGTTCGCTGTGCTATACTCTTTGATAACGAAGAGGTGGGCAGTCGTACGAAACAAGGTGGGGCCGGTATGATATTACCAAATCTTGTTAAACGCGTGTATGACGCATTAGGATATTCTAATCAAGAGATGGACAGCTTCATCTCTAAAGGCTTTATGATTTCCTCCGATGTAGCACACGGATTACACCCAAACTATCCAGAGAAAAATGACATTACGAATATTCCTGTACTTAATAAAGGGCTATCCCTTAAGATTGCATGTAGCCAATCTTACGCTGGGGATGCTAAGGCAATTGCTATCGTTAAAGGCCTTTGTGAAGAAGCGGATGCACAGTATCAGATTTATGTAAATCGTTCGGATATTCCAGGTGGATCTACAGTAGGTTCCATTTCATCAGCTATGTTACCAATGCGTACTATTGATGTAGGATTGCCTCTATTAGCAATGCATTCAGCTAGAGAATTGATGGGGGCAGCTGATCAAGAGCAATTAAATCGATTAATGAATCATTTTCTAGGTGGTAAGTAA